The Gammaproteobacteria bacterium genome includes the window CGGCGAATCCTATCAGGAATTTATCGAACGAGTCAAATTTAATCCTTTAGCAAAGAAAGTCAAAATCGCCGACCTGGAAGATAATATTAACATCCTCAGACTTAAATCACTGAATCCCGACGACCTGCAAAGAGTGAAAAAATATCACCAAGCGTGGATGGTTCTTAATAGTTAATATAAATACTAAAAGATGGCGCGCTTGAGATGCGACACATGATACATTTAACTTATTGATATTAAATAAAATAAAAAAAGTATCATAAATTTATACCCCACATTTATACCCCTTTTTCTCTTAAATTTTCAGATAAACAGACAATTTTTTAATCAAAAATAAGAGGAAAAAACAATGAATATTGCAGCTACAAAAAACCTGACAAAACAATTAACCAATCCTTCTAATTTTGACTTCATCATGGACACGATGATGAGTGTAATGGAAAACAAAATCAAATATGAATCAAAAACGACATTTACAGATGTTCAAATAACAAAGAAATATTTACTTACAAGGTTTAGGCTGAGAAAAAATGAAACATTCGCCTGTTTGTTTTTAAATAACAAGAACCGGCTTATTAAATTTGAAGAACTCTTTCATGGAACTATCAACAAAACCAATGTCTATCCACGGATAATTGCTCAAAAGGCGTTAGAGTTAAATGCCGGTGCCGTTATCTTTGCTCACAATCACCCATCAGGAAATATTGAACCAAGCACATCAGATAAAATAATAACTTCCCGTTTAATTCAAACAATGGAATTGATAGATGTCAGAGTGCTTGATCATGTTATTGTAGGTCATTCAAAAACCTTTTCTATGGCTGAGCATGGAATGATGGATAATTGACGATCAAGCAGAAAGTAAAATTTTCTCAACTATAATAATTTATTGAAAACTTGAATAACTACGGATTATCCGTATAATAGGGAATAAACATGAAAACAGTCATTGAAACGAGTACATTTATCAAAACTTCTCGTGAAATCATGTCGGAAATCGAGATTGATAATTTGATTGAGTATGTTTCGATTAACTACAATGCCGGTGATGTGATACCCGGTGGTAATGGATTGCGTAAACTTCGCTGGTCTGGCAAGGGTACTGGCAAACGAGGTGGTAATCGCATAATTTACCTGAATATGACGGAAAGTGAAGTTGTGTTGCTTCTTGCTTATCGTAAAAAGGATAAGTCTGATATTTCACCCAATGAGAAGAAGAAACTAATTGATGAGGCTTGATATGAACAAAAAAGAAATTGATAAAATGGTTGAAGCTGCCGAAGTTGATGCCGGTCATGAATTGCCCGGGTTAAAAGAATCACTGGCAGAACTCAATACCGGTAATTTTGTGGCTCATACTCCCACTAATATTCTGCTAAAGAATGTTCGCAATAAATTATCCATGAATCAACTTGAATTTGCTGAATTGATTAAAACACCTATTGGCACACTTCGAGATTGGGAACAAGGACGGATCGAGGCAAGTGGTGTTGTTTTATCTTTAGCCAAGTTACTCAATAATCACCCTGAATTAGCTGCTGAGTTGTGATTTACCAATACTTTAAAGCCCCATCCGGAAAAACAGAATAAGATTAACCCTCAAGCCGATTTTCCACTTGAGGCTCTACATATTCATGAATTTTGTAAAAGGGTTATCATCATTGGACCTAGGTATCTCTATACCGGCTCTACTACCCGGACTCATGCCAAAGCTGTTTAACATGGCTCTGAGTTGGGCTTTATCCGCCGCTGTAAACTCAAAGGGATTTCTCCGGTACTCTACAAGGGTATTGCAAAGGATTTCCAGAGAAAACTTGTCACTGAGCAACGCTACGCCCTCTACAAGGCATGATTTTATCTCATGCCACATTGCAGATTGTTCTTTGTCAAAGTAGGCAGGAGGATTGCCTACCAGCTTATCAATCTTTGGTTCGTTCTCTCGCCTCCTGCTCGGATTCTTTTTATAAGCTCCGTTCAAATTCATTATGGCGGTTGGTTTTCTGGGTTTTGGCATGATGTTTACCTCTTTAAATTTATAATCCTAATCTTTGCCTTGATTCAGGAGTCATTCCACATTTATCTAGGCAATTAATCAAAACCTCATGATGTTCGGCTGTCATTTCCTCTCCGGGTGTTCTCATCAAATCTACTAGATGGCATATTGACTCTAATATCAATCGGTCGCTTTTGAAAAATACTCCATTTATTGCATTGTTTTTTATTTCCTGCCATATTTCCTTTAAATCGTCAGTAAAGTAATCAGGAGGGTTGCCAACGGCTTTATTTTTGCCATTGTGTGAAATACTTGTAATTGAGTTTTTTGGCTTGTCTGTCATTGTTTTATTCTCTTATTTCAAAATTTTATAATGGGGGAGTGAAAATCTCCCTCAGGGCGCGTATCGGTGATTGTGTGCCTCAAGTTTCAAACCTACCCCCGTGCCTATGTGTCTGTTAATCCTCATTTGTAGTTCCTGTGTTGCCATGATTCGCACTCTGTTTTTTTACAGTTGCGGATGTTAATTACAAGTCCTTTCGGGGCTTTGGGATTTCCTGATCCAGTGCAGTTCCAGCATTCTGTTTTGAATGTCGCTTTTTTTTCTTGTTTGTTCATAATTCTTTGTCTCTTTTTTGGGAGGGCAACCGGTGAAGATTGCCCCGTTTCTTAGTTTCTTTGTAATATAACCAAAACATTATCCCAATGGTTATTTGTTAAAAATCCTTTGCCATAAAACTTGTTCTTCTCAATCCCTCTCAAACCCTTTTTTTGCAATAGTTTAAAAGCTATCAGATTGCTGTTTTTAAGTTGCTCTTGTTGTTGTTCTTGTTGTAACTAAAATTAAAACAAAAACTAATTAAAAAAAAATCTTTTTAATTCAATTTTACCTCTCTAACAGTTGAGTATATGACCTGTTCAGGGTGTACTTTTTTCTTATCGCTTCCGTGTCTGACATCTCCTACTGTTATAAGATATGGTTTATCCATTAACTTAGTCATTGGAACTCTATCCGGTCTTAACTTTGGAGCTGTTGGGTACATTGAATAATAATCCTTGATAAATGCAGATGTTGGTGAACATTTGGGAATAAACCGACCGTTCATTCCCTTTTTGCCGATAACTCGTTTAACCGGGTAAAATCTTGGAATAATCACATTGTGATAATCGCCAAAATCAATAATAGTAAACAAGAACACAACTTTGTCATCACCGTGAATATTGCAGGTGTAATAATGGGTAAGTGTAGCCTCGTAGTCTCCCTCCGGGATTCTTACGAAGTAGCTGTTCATTATGTCCTTGACTTTGTTTTCCTGAGCCTTTTGACTGGCTCTAAGTTCAGCAACAGGATTTAGTTCAATAATATTACTCATGTAACAGTTCCTCCGCTAATTCCTTTTTATTGCTTTCAGAGGAGGTTATTATGTTATACTTAGCTTCGTCATTAGTTGTCTTTGGTAAGTTGCTAATTACATCACTGGAAGTGGTTGCCGCCGCTTCCAGTAACCTTTGAGCCTTTTCTCTTTCACACTCCAAGATTGAATATTCCCCTATGGAAATAGTCTTTTCATCTCGATTAACAAACGGAATCATTTTGCATTGAATATGAAATCCGTAATTTTTTCGGAAGTGCTGAACATGGTCGGCAGGATTATTGCAGCCTGTTGCAATCATCAGTTCTCTGGATGTGTGAGGCTTGTCTAATAATGCCTGTAGCATTCTGGTTTTTTGCGGTGATAACTTCATTATGCTGCCTCCTCAGTGGAAAGGCTTTCAATGAACCTTTGGATAGAGCTCAGTTTCCAAGCAACTGCCCGGGCACCCAAGCGTATAGGTTTGGGGAAAGAGCCGTTCTTCATGTCGTCATAGATTGCAGACTTTGACTTGCCCGTCATGTCTATAACATCTGGGAGTCTTAATAGTTTTTCGATCATATTTACCTCACAAGTTAGTTAATAAAACCAAGAAACGAAATAGTTATTTCTTGGACTTGTGGGGATAGTTTAGAAATTGATTTTAGGTTTTAAAAGTATATGTTGTTGATAGTAAACATTTAATACTTGGGTTAAGTGTGTGTGTTAACCCATAGAATATAATAAATTCAAGGCTTTCCAGTTAGTTTTTTCCAGCCGTTATTAATCATCTTTTGTACTGTATAAAGAGTTGTATTTAAAATATTGTGATCAGGTGTTGCATAAAAATCTTGTTCTCCAAATTGTAAATAACAAAGATACTTGCGATACACATCTGCTTGAGTGAATTGGAAGTCATTTATTAAGTCATAACATGCAAGTCCTATCGCCCAATACAGATATGGGGTTTTATCATCCGTATTTCTCATACGGGGAACATCTAACTCCCTAAACTTTCGTCCATTGACTGCTTTATATCTTTTGCTTGTCAAGTTATTAAGTTGGCGTGTTTCTTGAGTAGTGATAGTGTTGTTTTTGTTCTTAATCTTAAGTTTTTTGATCTTGTCTGCAATAACTGTTTCATCTGCTTTGATTTTAGTTTTTTCTGAATTAATAAACTCTCTTATCTGATTTACTAATATTTCAGTCGGCATTTCAAGGTTTACCATAAATGCTCTATTGAATTTATATTTAGATTGTAATTCTACAAACTTACAAAAGTCTTTTTCGCTTATAAAGTGTAATTTTCCTCCGTCAACCGGGTGGATTCTTGTTGTGGTTATAGGATATTTTTCTTTATTGTTCTCGTAATTTTCATCATTAGTGGAAATAGCACCCGAATCTTCAATACTTCTTAGAGTTTTGCCTATTAAATAACTATTAGGGGCGTTCATTGAAAAATCATTATGAGTATAAACTCCATTTACCCAATGGCTTTTACCTGAGTATGTATTGTCAATTTTTGTTTCAGAAAATCTTAAATGTACATGAAAATCCTTAACAGAAATGAATTGAGAAACATCTGATTTGTCTGCACCGTTTTTCTGTCTGCATTGAAATTCATAAGCCCATTTATCGAGGTCGGTTTCATAACTTAATTCCCTGTATTTCTCATAATCAAACTCATCAGGCATTCTTATGAATTTACAGTCGCCATTTAATTTTGGGATTTTATCTATTGCTCTTTTACTCATAATCACCCTTTCCCGTGATACCTTTCAATTAAAAACCAAGCCCGGGCGGTGAAAGAGTCCGCTTTTCGAGAGCTACTCTAGGACTTGGTTTGTTCATCAATTCTTTTTAACCTTATCAATCGGTATTACATCCGATTTTGTCACTTGTCTGTCGATGTGATCCGCCCACCATTGCATCAGTCCTTTTCTTTGTTCCACATAAGTTGATTTGTTGTAAGCAGAATGCACGGACGTTTCCAATCGGTGACAAAGTGCTGCTTCTATGTGGTCTCTGTTTTTTCCGGCATCATTGGCAGAAGTTGAAAACAGTCGCCTGAAAGAGTGGATTGTCATTCGCTGAGCGTACCCGAGGCGATACAAGGTGAAAAGCATACTGTTATTGGCTACCGCTTGAGTTGGCTTAACCAAGGAAGCAAAGACATATTTTCTATGACCGTTGATTTCTTGCAGTTTGCGGAATAATTCAATAGCCTGTTTTGATAATGGCACTATGTGAACCTTGTCCACATCTTTGTACTTTCGCCACCATTTGAGTCGTTGTGCCGGAATAGTCCAGACTTTATTTTCAAAGTCGATTTCTTTCCATTCAGCTTTGCGGAGTTCTTCTGTCCGAAGTGCTGTTAGCAATGTGAGTTGCATTGCGTACTTGATTACCAAGTCACCGTCATAATTGCGAATGTCTCTTATCAACTTTGGAAATTCTTCCAGTTCAATGCAGTTGAAGTTTTTCTTTGTCCTCTTGGGAATGGTTATCACCGTTGCCGGATTGTGTTGAATATGTTCATCTTCAATGGCAAGATTGAAAATATTGACACACCATTGTTTTAATTTTCTGAGTAATTCGAGTGAGCCTCTGTTCTCTACTCGCTTTAAAACTCTTTTGAGAGTTCGTGTGGTTATGTCTTTGACCGGCATTGAGCCAATATGTGGAAATAGTTCTCTTTCCATAGCACTCAGGATTTCACGAGAATTATTTGCTTTCCAATCGTATTTGGTTTTATGTTGATGCCATTGCAGGGCAATTTTCTTAAATGTGCCTGTCGCCTGTTTCTCGACTTCTTGTTTCTGTCTGATTCTATCTTGAGTGGGGTCAATACCTTTGTTAATTAGCCTTTTAGCCTCATTTCTGGCTTCTCTGGCATGGGATAATGAAATATCAGGGTACTTACCTATGGAGTAGGTTTTTTCCTTGCCAAAAAGTATGTATTTCATTCTCCAATATTTTGAGCCGTTGGGATGAATTAACAGATAAAGCCCGTCGCTGTCACTTTTTTTGTATTGCTTGCTTTTAGGCTTGAAACTTTCGATTCCAGACTTGGTTAATAGCTTTTTGTTGTACTGAGTTTTTGCCATAAAAGGGGTATAAATCGGAACTAAAAAGGGGTACAAATATTCGTTAAAAACGCTTATACCCCTAATTGTACCCCTTTTTTTTGTGGATTTCAATGGATTATTCTGGACTTTTCTGGACAAATAATTAGAATAAGTTACTGAATTTTAAGAGGTATTTTGGACGGTACTGGATTACTCTGGAAATGGGGTTGGCGCGCTTGAGACGATTTGAACGTCCGACCTGCCGCTTAGGAGGCGGCTGCTCTATCCTGCTGAGCTACAAGCGCTTTGCTTGGTTTTTAATTTTCGTTGAAAACGATAGCGATATTTTCCATATCTTTACTGACTGCGATTCGGCTGATTCCTGATAATCCCGGAATACTGAATTCATGGGCAATCATCCAGTTATTACCGTTTTCACTGAAATAAAGCGTGTTGTCTTTTCCGCACCAGAAGTTACCTTTTTTGTCCATTTCAAAATCTTCCACACCTTGCGGAAGTTTTATAATTTTGCTTTTTTTGAATTTCTTGGTGTCAAACTTGCTAATCCACCAGTTATCCATGGATTTATCGACAAAGTACATATTTTTGTATTTTTCATCCGGTTTGAGGGTTCTGCCAATATTGGATGCCATGAGTTTTGGCTTTTTACCGGTGGTTTGATAATACAAATCGCCTTGCTCACCATTGATAATAAACATCCACAGTTGATTTTTACCGGTCCAGTTATGATAGCCGATATTGTCCATATCGCTCATTAATGCTGCTTTGTCTTGCTTGCCTTTTTTGTGTAACCAGTAAACGTGTTGTGCATCGCTACCATCCGATTTTTTATCTAATTCGACACGAACCACACTAATTCCGTCGCGATCAGCTATTTCAGTTGCTGAATATTCACTCTGTGGAGTTCGCATGTATGGAGTGGCTTCTCTGGTTTTTAGATTCAAGCGGTAAATATCCGACTGTTTATTAATGAAGCGTGTAAAATAGATGTATTTATCCTTTTCCATAAAAACAGGTTGGGAATCATAACCCGTTCTCGAAGTCACATTTTGCGGATTACTGAGTTGAACTTTTCCTTTGGAAACTTTTAAGTTAGCTAATACAATTTCCGTACCCGGTGGAGAGTTCTCCTGTGTTTCTTTTGCCGTTTCTTGCTCAGCAAAGACAGAAACAGGCATAATCAGAACAAATATAAACAGAATCAGTGTTTTCATGGTTATTTTCCACATTGAGTTATTTCATGGCAGTATAGCAAAAATAATTCACTTTTGTTAATAGCATCATTGCGAAACAACAACTAAAACGAACGTTTGAGCCAAATGTCGTATCAATGTTAAAAACAGTGTTTTTCTAGACATTAAGGTAGTTTTTATGCAAAATCAGTTCTTTTAAAGGCATTTTAGCGTCACATACTCTGAATTTATGTTGAAAGTTTCTGTTATAAACGGTCCAAATTTGAATCTTTTGGGAAAAAGAGAACCGGAAATTTATGGTTCACAAACTTTAGAGGATATAAAGACCGATTTGACGGAGTTTACAGCAAAACATTCAATAAGTGATATTGAATTAGAGTTTTTTCAATCTAATAGGGAATATGAGATAATTGAAAAAATACAATCTTTGTTAGGTGAAAAAAATCACTGGATGATCTTTAATCCGGCAGCGTTTACACACACCAGCGTAGCAATCAGGGATGCTTTGTTAGCCACGCAAATACCTTTTATTGAGGTGCATCTGTCAAATATTTTTGCACGCGAAGAATTCAGACATAAAAGCTGGTTTTCAGATATTGCCAAAGGCACTATTACAGGGCTTGGAGCTAGCGGATACAGGCTGGCGTTAGAATACATTATCGAATCAAATAACAAATAATCAATCGGGGACACCGCATGGATATCAGAAAAATCAAAAAACTTATCGAGCTGTTGGAAAGTTCGTCTTTAGCAGAAATGGAAATTCATGAAGGAAAAGAGTCAGTCAGGCTTTCAAGACATTCACAAAGCGTTGCCACTGCGCAACCCGTGTCCGTTGTTGCTCAGCCTGTTGCCACTGCAAAAGCAGCAGAATCAGCTCCTCTTGAAAATACCGAAAACAGTAACGAATCATCGGTTCGAGAAGAAAGTGGGCACATCCAACGTAGTCCGATGGTTGGCACATATTATGCATCTTCATCTCCTGAAGCCGATCCTTTTGTCAAAGTTGGACAAAAAGTTAAAGTGGGCGACACTCTTTGCATTGTCGAAGCAATGAAAATGTTTAATCAAATCGAGTCAGAGTTTAGTGGCACAGTGACTAAGATTCTGGTGGAAAATGGTCAACCCATTGAGTTTGATGAACCATTGTTTGTAATTAGTTAGGTTGTTGCCATGTTTTCAAAAGTAGTCATCGCCAATCGTGGCGAAATCGCACTCCGGATACTGCGTGCCTGCCATACAATGGGAATCAAAACTGTTGCCGTTCATTCCACCGCTGACAGAAACCAAAAGCACGTCGGTATGGCAGATGAATCTGTTTGTATCGGTCCTCCGCCATCGCTTAACAGCTATTTGGACATGCCAAAAATCATTGCCGCAGCCGAAGTTACAGATGCTGAAGCAATTCATCCGGGTTATGGATTTCTTGCTGAAAATGCGGATTTTGCTGAAAGAGTTGAGAAATCAGGGTTCACTTTCATTGGTCCTCGAGCAGAAACCATCCGTTTGATGGGAGACAAGGTTGCTGCTATCGAAGCCATGCGTTCAGCCGGTGTTCCTTGTGTTCCCGGCTCTGACGGACCATTAACTGATGATGTTGAAAGAAATCTGAAAATTGCCAAAAAAATTGGCTACCCGATAATTATTAAAGCAGCAGCCGGCGGTGGTGGTCGTGGTATGCGAGTGGTTCACACCGAGGCAGCATTGAATAACGCCATCAAAATGACCCAAACTGAAGCTGCTGCTGCTTTCGGGGACGGTACGGTTTATATGGAAAAATACTTGCAGAATCCAAGGCACATTGAGATTCAAGTGCTTTCTGATAAACATGGAAATGCGATTCATTTGGGCGAAAGGGATTGTTCCATGCAACGTCGTCATCAAAAAGTGGTTGAGGAAGCTCCGGCTCCCGGAATCACTGAGGAAGAACGCCAAAAAATTGGATCTGTTTGTGTTGAAGCTTGTAAACGTATCCGATATGAAGGCGCAGGTACTTTTGAGTTTTTGTACGATGAAGGTGAATTTTACTTTATCGAGATGAATACTCGGATTCAGGTGGAACATCCGGTCACTGAAGC containing:
- the accB gene encoding acetyl-CoA carboxylase biotin carboxyl carrier protein codes for the protein MDIRKIKKLIELLESSSLAEMEIHEGKESVRLSRHSQSVATAQPVSVVAQPVATAKAAESAPLENTENSNESSVREESGHIQRSPMVGTYYASSSPEADPFVKVGQKVKVGDTLCIVEAMKMFNQIESEFSGTVTKILVENGQPIEFDEPLFVIS
- the radC gene encoding DNA repair protein RadC: MNIAATKNLTKQLTNPSNFDFIMDTMMSVMENKIKYESKTTFTDVQITKKYLLTRFRLRKNETFACLFLNNKNRLIKFEELFHGTINKTNVYPRIIAQKALELNAGAVIFAHNHPSGNIEPSTSDKIITSRLIQTMELIDVRVLDHVIVGHSKTFSMAEHGMMDN
- a CDS encoding type II toxin-antitoxin system RelE/ParE family toxin, with the translated sequence MKTVIETSTFIKTSREIMSEIEIDNLIEYVSINYNAGDVIPGGNGLRKLRWSGKGTGKRGGNRIIYLNMTESEVVLLLAYRKKDKSDISPNEKKKLIDEA
- a CDS encoding integrase arm-type DNA-binding domain-containing protein; its protein translation is MAKTQYNKKLLTKSGIESFKPKSKQYKKSDSDGLYLLIHPNGSKYWRMKYILFGKEKTYSIGKYPDISLSHAREARNEAKRLINKGIDPTQDRIRQKQEVEKQATGTFKKIALQWHQHKTKYDWKANNSREILSAMERELFPHIGSMPVKDITTRTLKRVLKRVENRGSLELLRKLKQWCVNIFNLAIEDEHIQHNPATVITIPKRTKKNFNCIELEEFPKLIRDIRNYDGDLVIKYAMQLTLLTALRTEELRKAEWKEIDFENKVWTIPAQRLKWWRKYKDVDKVHIVPLSKQAIELFRKLQEINGHRKYVFASLVKPTQAVANNSMLFTLYRLGYAQRMTIHSFRRLFSTSANDAGKNRDHIEAALCHRLETSVHSAYNKSTYVEQRKGLMQWWADHIDRQVTKSDVIPIDKVKKN
- a CDS encoding type II toxin-antitoxin system MqsA family antitoxin, which translates into the protein MNKKEIDKMVEAAEVDAGHELPGLKESLAELNTGNFVAHTPTNILLKNVRNKLSMNQLEFAELIKTPIGTLRDWEQGRIEASGVVLSLAKLLNNHPELAAEL
- a CDS encoding AlpA family phage regulatory protein, translating into MIEKLLRLPDVIDMTGKSKSAIYDDMKNGSFPKPIRLGARAVAWKLSSIQRFIESLSTEEAA
- the aroQ gene encoding type II 3-dehydroquinate dehydratase translates to MLKVSVINGPNLNLLGKREPEIYGSQTLEDIKTDLTEFTAKHSISDIELEFFQSNREYEIIEKIQSLLGEKNHWMIFNPAAFTHTSVAIRDALLATQIPFIEVHLSNIFAREEFRHKSWFSDIAKGTITGLGASGYRLALEYIIESNNK
- the accC gene encoding acetyl-CoA carboxylase biotin carboxylase subunit, encoding MFSKVVIANRGEIALRILRACHTMGIKTVAVHSTADRNQKHVGMADESVCIGPPPSLNSYLDMPKIIAAAEVTDAEAIHPGYGFLAENADFAERVEKSGFTFIGPRAETIRLMGDKVAAIEAMRSAGVPCVPGSDGPLTDDVERNLKIAKKIGYPIIIKAAAGGGGRGMRVVHTEAALNNAIKMTQTEAAAAFGDGTVYMEKYLQNPRHIEIQVLSDKHGNAIHLGERDCSMQRRHQKVVEEAPAPGITEEERQKIGSVCVEACKRIRYEGAGTFEFLYDEGEFYFIEMNTRIQVEHPVTEAITGVDLIKQQLLIAAGEKLAIKQSDIVLTGHAIECRINAEDPKTFMPSPGTIDVFHAPGGPGVRVDSHVYDGYKVPPNYDSMIGKIIVRGEDRNTTIKRMRLALAETVVSGIKTNIPLQQTIMYDRGFVEGGKNIHYLEKLLEKDK